The following are from one region of the Salvia hispanica cultivar TCC Black 2014 chromosome 1, UniMelb_Shisp_WGS_1.0, whole genome shotgun sequence genome:
- the LOC125214035 gene encoding auxin-responsive protein SAUR50-like encodes MSSAMKKMNAINQIVRLKQVMRSWKNKSRYEPADLNPRTPSGSVAVYVGRERHRFVVPTRFLNFPVFVALLNQAEEEFGYQATGGIALPCDAGFFGCIMELLQKDEKNLHGLGLHEFVQMVAEARFRCKQVGSKSVRGHSIKLEPRINQSCKRYYSSPPPPNSVTPLLQKTRI; translated from the coding sequence ATGTCGTCGGCTATGAAGAAAATGAACGCAATCAATCAGATTGTAAGGCTAAAGCAAGTGATGAGGAGCTGGAAAAACAAGAGCCGCTACGAACCGGCCGATCTGAACCCCCGAACCCCATCCGGTTCAGTGGCGGTCTATGTCGGGCGGGAGCGCCACCGCTTCGTGGTCCCAACCCGGTTCTTGAACTTTCCGGTTTTCGTGGCCCTGCTGAACCAGGCCGAGGAGGAGTTCGGGTACCAGGCGACCGGGGGCATTGCGCTGCCGTGCGACGCCGGTTTCTTCGGGTGCATCATGGAGCTCCTCCAAAAAGACGAGAAAAACTTGCACGGTTTAGGGCTCCACGAGTTCGTGCAGATGGTTGCCGAGGCGCGGTTCCGGTGCAAACAAGTTGGGAGCAAGTCTGTTCGGGGACATTCCATAAAATTGGAACCGCGCATAAATCAGTCATGCAAGCGCTATTattcgtcgccgccgccgcccaaCTCCGTCACGCCGTTGCTGCAAAAAACTAGGATTTGA
- the LOC125194136 gene encoding uncharacterized protein LOC125194136 → MACHLSVSKTIIHNWIKQDKLRPHTNAIKPALTELNKLARLKWCLTQLQPSITQGKVQFHGMHNIVHIDEKWFYMTKTSDRYYLLPDEDEPYRSCKSKRYITKVMFMCVVSMPQFDSEGQPTYDGKVGIFPFTESVPAQNKSKNRDRGTLETKPIKALNKEVVRGCIIHKIIPAIKAKWPDWASKEIYIQQDNATPHITAKDPEFQGYTVMQHEKPCRNMDELVENICKAYEELTPQTLNRVFLSLQACLTQILQFREDNSYKVPHMNKDRLERTGDYPMC, encoded by the exons ATGGCATGTCATTTGTCTGTCAGCAAGACCATAATTCATAACTGGATTAAGCAAGACAAACTAAGGCCTCATACAAATGCTATCAAACCTGCCTTGACTGAGCTCAATAAATTAGCTAGGTTGAAATGGTGTCTTACTCAACTTCAGCCATCCATAACTCAAGGAAAAGTTCAATTTCATGGCATGCACAATATAGTCCATATTGATGAAAAATGGTTCTATATGACCAAGACATCAGACAGGTATTACCTCTTGCCGGATGAAGATGAGCCATATAGGTCATGCAAGTCAAAGAGGTACATCACCAAGGTGATGTTCATGTGTGTTGTTTCTATGCCACAGTTTGACAGTGAGGGGCAGCCCACATATGATGGTAAAGTGGGAATATTTCCCTTCACTGAATCTGTTCCAGctcaaaataaatcaaagaaTAGAGATAGAGGGACCTTGGAAACAAAGCCAATTAAAGCACTCAACAAGGAAGTGGTGAGGGGCTGCATCATCCACAAG ATCATACCTGCAATTAAGGCCAAGTGGCCTGATTGGGCAAGTAAGGAGATATACATACAGCAAGACAATGCTACACCGCACATAACTGCCAAAGATCCAGAATTTCAG GGCTATACAGTCATGCAGCATGAGAAACCATGCAGGAATATGGATGAACTGGTGGAAAATATATGCAAGGCTTATGAAGAGCTGACACCACAAACCCTCAACAGAGTTTTCCTCTCCTTGCAGGCTTGCCTCACCCAGATCCTACAATTCAGAGAGGACAACAGCTACAAAGTTCCACACATGAACAAGGATAGGCTTGAAAGAACGGGGGACTACCCAATGTGCTAG
- the LOC125209619 gene encoding mitochondrial outer membrane import complex protein METAXIN-like, which translates to MEDGREALTLVARKPSFSLPTACPNCLPVYIYLKFANIPFTLEFNLIHPDSDQIPFVESGDYVAYNNENSGVLQKLKEDGIVDLDAEVSDIPEWVSFKAMVESWLADAVLYELWVSSDGKSAHKIYYSDLPWPIGKILYYKQVYAVKQLLGITSENAERREEEIYRRVTVAYCALSARLGEHTFFFEERPTSLDAVFLGHALFTLLALPETSVLRSKLLGHANLVKYAENHKLGYIDASSSSSSVPQSDPSSSASKRGPSNWSTKPKNKPRREKTEEEKKFKRRAKYFLATQLVAILVFLSVLGGSNDAEVELGDDYE; encoded by the exons ATGGAAGATGGAAGAGAGGCGCTGACACTCGTGGCAAGAAAGCCCAGTTTCTCGCTGCCCACTGCTTGCCCCAATTGTCTCCCTGTTTacatttatcttaaatttgCCAACATCCCATTCACTTTGGAATTCAATCTCATTCATCCTGATTCTG ATCAGATACCATTTGTTGAGTCTGGTGATTATGTTGCTTATAACAATGAGAACAGTGGGGTCCTTCAGAAATTAAAGGAAGATGGCATTGTTGACTTGGATGCTGAGGTCAGTGATATACCTGAATGGGTATCATTTAAGGCGATGGTTGAGTCATGGCTTGCTGATGCAGTCTTGTATGAACTATGGGTGAGTTCCGATGGCAAGTCAGCTCACAAGATTTACTACTCTGATCTCCCTTGGCCAATTGGAAAGATTTTGTACTATAAGCAAGTTTATGCAGTGAAACAACTACTTGGGATAACATCAGAGAATGCAGAAAGGAGGGAAGAAGAG ATATATAGAAGAGTAACTGTGGCATATTGTGCTTTGTCAGCTAGATTGGGGGAACATACATTTTTCTTCGAAGAAAG GCCAACAAGTTTGGATGCAGTTTTTCTTGGGCATGCTCTGTTTACTCTTCTTGCTTTACCT GAAACATCTGTTCTAAGAAGCAAGCTTTTGGGTCATGCTAATCTTGTGAAGTATGCCGAGAATCATAAACTGGGGTATATAGATGCCAGTTCGTCATCTTCATCAGTTCCTCAGTCAGATCCCTCATCATCAGCTTCAAAACGAGGTCCTTCAAATTGGA GTACAAAGCCAAAGAACAAACCACGTAGGGAGAAGACAGAGGAAGAGAAGAAATTCAAGAGACGTGCTAAATACTTTCTAGCTACTCAGCTTGTTGCTATTCTGGTTTTCCTTTCCGTTCTTGGTGGATCTAATGATGCTGAGGTGGAGCTTGGTGATGATTATGAGTAG
- the LOC125194144 gene encoding uncharacterized protein LOC125194144, whose product MVVKLMSWRPWPPLISRKFRVRLSVKSLECGDWAHEDNNGGLAVEIRWKGHKISLGSFRRSVRRNCTREEMVKRVDGPNGAVLVEWDEEFHTVCTLTGHKENVFNPWEISFNVLHGLSQGMKNKISIVGSASLNLAEYASKTEENVEVKLPLTVSGILVESHPMLCLSFSLLELLDAQEASTVVQSPIKSLPSPSPSGETCAMEKDEVSALKAGLRKVKIFTDYVSTHRAKKACREEGGSEEMSSAKSEEGEYAYSFDSDSLDEYVEGEPNEAKEDTSVRKSFSYGTLAVANYAGSSFYSSARINNEGEGWVYYSHRRKSDVGCSHVEDLASNNPEQTSFQNSKRSILPWRKRKLSFRSPKAKGEPLLKKSYAEDGGDDIDFDRRQLSSDEGTSLGWYRTDEESNTNRTSVSEFGDDSFAVGTWEQKEITSRDGHLKIQTEVFFASIDQRSERAAGESACTALVAVIADWLHKSNNLMPIKSQFDSLIRDGSLEWRNLCEKETYRERFPDKHFDLETVIEAQIRRLCLVHEKSFIGFFHPEEGNFDFLHGAMSFDSIWDEITASSESNGDSSIFIVSWNDHFFIL is encoded by the exons ATGGTGGTGAAGTTAATGAGCTGGAGGCCATGGCCGCCTCTTATTTCGAGGAAATTCCGCGTGAGGCTCAGCGTGAAGAGCCTCGAGTGCGGGGATTGGGCGCATGAGGATAATAATGGTGGGCTCGCGGTGGAGATCAGGTGGAAGGGGCACAAGATTTCGCTGGGCTCCTTCAGGAGGAGTGTGAGGAGGAACTGCACTAGGGAGGAGATGGTGAAGAGGGTTGATGGCCCCAACGGCGCCGTTTTGGTGGAGTGGGATGAAGAGTTCCACACCGTTTGCACCCTCACTGGGCATAAGGAGAATGTGtttaatccttgggaaatCAGCTTCAATGTTTTGCAC GGCCTGAGTCAAGggatgaaaaacaaaatatcaattgtGGGTTCAGCGTCCTTGAATCTTGCTGAATATGCTTCCAAGACTGAGGAGAACGTTGAAGTGAAGCTTCCTTTAACTGTTTCTGGTATTCTGGTTGAGAGTCATCCAATGCTCTGT TTATCTTTCAGCTTGCTGGAGCTTTTAGACGCGCAGGAAGCATCAACTGTGGTGCAAAGCCCCATAAAGTCTCTTCCGTCTCCTTCACCATCTGGAGAAACTTGTGCTATGGAAAAAGACGAGGTTTCTGCTCTTAAAGCTGGTCTGAGGAAGGTAAAAATATTCACAGACTACGTTTCAACTCATAGGGCTAAGAAGGCCTGCCGAGAGGAGGGGGGTAGTGAGGAAATGAGCTCTGCAAAGAGTGAGGAGGGTGAATATGCTTACTCTTTCGATTCAGATTCACTTGATGAATATGTGGAAGGAGAACCTAATGAAGCAAAGGAGGATACTTCTGTTAGGAAATCATTTAGCTATGGTACATTGGCTGTTGCCAATTATGCAGGTTCTTCGTTTTATTCAAGTGCTAGAATCAATAATGAAGGCGAGGGTTGGGTTTACTACAGCCACAGACGTAAATCAGATGTTGGCTGCTCTCATGTAGAGGATCTTGCATCAAATAACCCTGAGCAGACGTCGTTTCAGAACTCTAAACGTAGTATTTTGCCATGGAGAAAGAGGAAACTTAGTTTCAGATCTCCTAAAGCTAAAGGAGAGCCGTTACTTAAGAAGTCTTATGCAGAAGATGGTGGTGATGATATAGACTTCGATCGCAGGCAGCTCAGTTCTGACGAAGGCACGTCCTTAGGG TGGTATAGAACTGATGAAGAGTCAAATACAAACCGTACATCAGTTTCTGAGTTTGGCGATGACAGTTTCGCTGTTGGCACATGGGagcaaaaagaaataacaagcCGGGATGGTCATTTGAAGATCCAAACCGAGGTGTTCTTTGCTTCGATAGATCAAAGAAGCGAAAGGGCTGCAGGAGAAAGCGCGTGCACAGCACTAGTTGCTGTTATTGCTGATTGGTTGCACAAAAGTAACAACCTCATGCCCATCAAGTCGCAGTTTGACTCTCTAATCAGAGATGGCTCGTTGGAATGGAGAAACCTCTGTGAGAAGGAAACTTATAGGGAGCGGTTCCCTGATAAGCACTTTGATCTGGAGACGGTTATCGAAGCTCAAATCCGTCGTCTTTGTTTAGTTCACGAGAAGTCATTCATTGGGTTTTTCCACCCCGAGGAGGGGAATTTCGATTTTCTCCACGGTGCTATGTCGTTTGATAGCATTTGGGATGAAATCACTGCCTCTTCGGAAAGCAATGGCGACTCCTCTATTTTCATTGTCAGCTGGAATGATCACTTCTTCATCCTC
- the LOC125210758 gene encoding uncharacterized protein LOC125210758 — protein sequence MKTAISGRGMVSHVIGVPPPPPRTDPAFSQWQQADHCVFTWLIQNIESRLVSRVSQHPTAKHIWDALAVTYGSGGDKIQVYDLQFKATTLRQGSSSLEEIWSRLGEIWISIDQKQKNPMKYPEDMEIHEKFIQDQRVCQFLYAIDNKYETTKREILKMDPLPSVDYAYNLIQQEETRLQVLQQANNGGAVTTDGIGTGLAIRGWQNQTGSSRGGGRGSNSGVRGGGNSRSQRNYEEDKSKLVCSYCRRKRHTKDSCFELIGYPDWWEEKHGKPPPPQTPRNRGGNAAAAVRGTAINGGQGVAQTSAAVQSNGGEDVAAQPTNTIGAANFVAGGNGSVIQDWSGELLEEEAADPLGYSNRGDNWTWH from the exons ATGAAGACGGCGATAAGTGGTCGGGGAATGGTCTCTCACGTCATCGGAGTGCCTCCTCCCCCACCACGAACCGATCCAGCCTTCTCACAGTGGCAACAAGCCGATCACTGTGTGTTCACTTGGCTGATTCAGAACATCGAATCTCGATTAGTCAGTCGGGTTTCACAACATCCGACAGCTAAGCATATCTGGGATGCTTTGGCGGTCACTTACGGGAGCGGAGGAGATAAAATCCAGGTGTATGATCTCCAGTTCAAAGCCACAACACTGAGACAAGGAAGCAGTTCATTAGAAGAAATATGGAGCCGGTTGGGAGAAATTTGGATCTCAATTGACCAAAAACAGAAGAACCCAATGAAATATCCAGAGGATATGGAGATTCATGAAAAATTCATACAAGATCAGAGAGTATGTCAGTTTCTCTATGCAATTGACAACAAATATGAAACAACCAAGAGGGAGATATTGAAAATGGATCCACTTCCCTCCGTTGACTACGCGTACAATCTGATTCAGCAGGAGGAGACACGTCTCCAAGTTTTACAGCAGGCGAACAACGGCGGAGCAGTTACCACAGATGGAATCGGAACTGGCCTCGCCATCCGAGGGTGGCAGAACCAGACCGGCAGCTCCCGGGGTGGCGGCCGCGGCAGCAATAGTGGTGTTCGCGGCGGTGGCAACAGCAGGAGTCAGCGAAATTATGAAGaagacaaatcaaaattagtgTGTTCCTACTGCAGACGGAAAAGACACACAAAAGATTCATGCTTTGAACTAATTGGATATCCGGATTGGTGGGAAGAAAAGCACGGCAAGCCGCCGCCACCGCAAACACCCCGGAACCGCGGTGGAAACGCCGCTGCAGCAGTCAGAGGCACCGCCATCAACGGTGGGCAAGGGGTCGCGCAGACCAGCGCCGCTGTCCAGTCAAATGGAGGCGAAGACGTCGCAGCTCAGCCGACGAACACAATCGGGGCGGCGAACTTCGTCGCCGGCGGGAATGGAAGCGTTATTCAAGATTGGAGTGGAGAATTgttggaggaggaggcggcggatCCTTTAG GATATTCGAACCGGGGAGATAATTGGACGTGGCACTGA